The following proteins come from a genomic window of Trifolium pratense cultivar HEN17-A07 linkage group LG4, ARS_RC_1.1, whole genome shotgun sequence:
- the LOC123923856 gene encoding uncharacterized protein LOC123923856: MTDRGYYNFYTPGEYESYQQFPPYNYGQTSEARLEETMIKFMEMQQQQNEQMQQMQDQHQQYLKNSLARAKNLENQLVQLTKQLANNNYQGGTFQTNTQTTPDEKDNNPMKNEESGESVKDVENNEEERMCDGCGVEKIVEEIETPKEVELPQESPCIENISTIDNEEVMMAAEEIEGLLDKEISIEQKREMENQALIDRVIDEICALFNKKELGRIWTPQHLYLKFMEFLPNRRKKTDDVLSVSFWPP, translated from the coding sequence ATGACTGATCGTGGGTATTACAACTTCTATACTCCGGGTGAGTATGAATCATATCAACAGTTTCCTCCTTATAATTATGGGCAAACTTCAGAGGCTAGATTGGAGGAGACCATGATTAAATTCATGGAAATGCAACAGCAACAAAATGAACAAATGCAACAGATGCAAGACCAGCACCAACAATATCTGAAAAACAGTCTTGCACGAgccaaaaatttggaaaatcagCTTGTTCAGTTGACTAAACAGTTAGCCAATAACAATTACCAAGGAGGAACATTTCAAACCAACACACAAACCACTCCTGACGAGAAAGATAATAATCCAATGAAAAATGAGGAAAGTGGAGAGAGTGTGAAAGATGTTGAAAACAATGAGGAAGAAAGAATGTGTGATGGATGTGGTGTAGAGAAAATAGTGGAAGAAATAGAGACACCAAAAGAAGTAGAACTTCCTCAAGAGTCACCATGTATTGAGAATATTAGCACTATTGATAATGAAGAAGTGATGATGGCTGCAGAAGAAATTGAGGGATTACTTGACAAGGAAATATCAATTGAGCAAAAGAGGGAGATGGAGAACCAGGCGTTGATTGATCGGGTAATAGACGAAATTTGTGCCTTGTTCAACAAAAAAGAATTGGGGAGGATATGGACTCCACAACATCTATATCTAAAGTTCATGGAGTTCCTCCCTAACCGAAGGAAAAAGACGGATGATGTTCTTTCCGTTTCGTTTTGGCCACCCTAA
- the LOC123923846 gene encoding disease resistance protein RUN1-like: MSSSSSSSTSQWIYDVFLSFRGEDTRRNFVSHLHKALLDARINTFLDDKKLEKGTELGPELTRAIKGSRISIVVFSKNYIRSSWCLKELVQIMACAKNCDQVVVLPIFYHVDPSHLRYQKDGYGKALQASAKGRKHLLNDWKIALTEAATIIGWDAKNVGTDVELISQIVADIKRKLNSKLLNITKYPVGLDTRVQQVIRLIENRSSEVCMIGIWGMGGSGKTTTVTAIYNQFQCKFENHGFIENIREVCNGGVKGIKQLQKQLLADVLKSNEKIYGTASGITTIEKRCTGKRALIVLDDVSTFDQVEALCGNRKCFGAGSVLIVTSRDVNILKKLKVDYIYSIKEMDEIKSLDLFSCHAFGQRRPIEGFSELSEKIVACCGGLPLALEVIGSSLHDRTIQEWESTLSTLEKIPDDQVHKKLRISYDGLKNNTEKDIFLDICCFFIGEDRAYVTEILNGCGLFADIGITVLIERSLVKVEKNNKLGMHGLLRDMGREIVCEKSTKLLGKRSRLWFHEDAHKVLTENTGTETVEGLVLVSQSTSNVCIKTEAFKEMKNLKLLRLDHVDLTGAFKYLSKELRWLHWQRFTREYIPDDFYLGNLVVFELKHSNIKRVWNETKLMDKLKILNLSHSKYLTSTPDFSKLPNLEKLIMEDCPHLSEVHQSIGDLSKLLLINLKDCTSLSNLPEKINQLTSLTTLILSGCSKIDRLEEGIVQMESLTTLAINDTGVKEEPYSVVRLNNIGYISLCGCEGLAQDVFYSFIRSWMSPTMNLPLSNSDFLTPIVRSLQQLRTVWIQCHSENQLTQELKIIFDQFDINSTESEALPVPNDSLRSHLIGMRRFSTVISTVMDTLGKSVSQGLTTNDSSNFFLPGGNHSSCLAYTGVGPSAPFQVPKDIDCRMEGIVLRVVYSSTFVKLADECLTSVLIVNYTKCTIHIYKRDIIMSFNDEDWKNLTSNLGPGDDVKIYVAFGHGLIVKKTIVYLVSGQSIIVEVDDANMEVEPPEEVNVLPSPEVKVKQSPKPNKSKFTRLGAFLRLN; this comes from the exons AtgtcttcatcatcatcatcctccaCTTCTCAATGGATCTACGACGTTTTCCTTAGCTTCAGGGGGGAAGACACACGTCGTAACTTCGTTTCTCATCTCCACAAAGCCCTGTTAGATGCCAGAATCAACACTTTTCTGGACGATAAAAAGCTTGAAAAGGGAACTGAGCTGGGACCAGAACTAACGCGAGCAATAAAAGGTTCTCGTATTTCCATCGTTGTTTTCTCCAAAAACTATATCAGATCTAGTTGGTGTCTTAAAGAGCTTGTACAAATCATGGCATGCGCTAAAAACTGTGACCAGGTGGTGGTTCTGCCCATATTTTACCACGTTGACCCATCTCATTTGCGTTATCAGAAAGATGGTTATGGAAAAGCTTTGCAAGCTTCTGCAAAAGGGAGGAAACATTTGTTGAACGATTGGAAGATTGCACTAACCGAAGCTGCAACAATTATCGGTTGGGATGCCAAAAATGTTGG GACCGATGTTGAGCTAATTTCTCAAATTGTTGCCGACATTAAGAGAAAGCTAAACAGCAAATTATTGAATATTACTAAATATCCAGTTGGATTGGATACCCGTGTGCAACAAGTGATTCGGTTAATTGAAAACCGATCAAGTGAAGTTTGCATGATAGGGATTTGGGGGATGGGTGGATCGGGTAAAACAACAACAGTCACAGCTATCTACAACCAATTTCAATGCAAATTTGAGAATCATGGTTTCATTGAGAATATTAGAGAAGTATGTAATGGAGGTGTTAAAGGGATTAAACAATTACAGAAACAACTTCTTGCAGATGTTCTGAAATCAAATGAGAAAATATACGGCACTGCATCCGGGATAACAACAATTGAGAAAAGATGTACGGGGAAAAGGGCTCTCATTGTACTCGATGACGTGAGCACATTTGATCAAGTAGAAGCCCTGTGTGGAAATCGTAAATGTTTTGGTGCGGGAAGTGTATTGATTGTTACATCCAGGGATGTAAACATACTTAAGAAACTTAAAGTTGACTATATCTATAGCATAAAGGAAATGGATGAAATCAAGTCCCTTGACCTTTTCAGTTGCCATGCTTTTGGACAACGACGTCCAATTGAAGGCTTCAGTGAACTCTCAGAAAAGATAGTTGCTTGCTGTGGAGGATTACCACTGGCTCTTGAAGTCATTGGATCTTCCTTACAtgacaggacaatacaagaatGGGAAAGTACACTATCAACATTGGAGAAAATTCCTGATGATCAAGTGCATAAGAAACTGAGAATAAGCTATGATGGTTTAAAGAATAATACAGAAAAGGATATATTTCTTGACATATGTTGTTTCTTTATTGGTGAGGATAGAGCCTATGTTACAGAGATACTAAATGGCTGTGGACTTTTTGCTGATATTGGAATAACTGTTCTCATTGAGCGGAGCCTCGTAAAAGTTGAAAAGAATAACAAACTGGGAATGCATGGTTTGCTACGAGACATGGGAAGAGAAATTGTGTgtgaaaaatcaacaaaactgCTTGGGAAGCGTAGTCGGTTGTGGTTTCATGAGGATGCACATAAAGTATTGACAGAAAATACT GGAACAGAAACTGTGGAAGGATTGGTTTTGGTGTCGCAAAGCACCAGCAATGTTTGTATCAAAACTGAGGCTTTCAAGGAGatgaaaaatttgaaacttttacgACTTGATCATGTTGATCTTACTGGAGCTTTTAAGTATCTTTCTAAAGAACTGAGATGGCTCCATTGGCAGAGATTTACTCGCGAATATATACCTGATGACTTTTATCTGGGAAATCTAGTTGTTTTTGAGTTAAAACACAGCAATATTAAACGAGTTTGGAATGAAACCAAG TTGATGGACAAGCTGAAAATTCTCAATCTCAGTCATTCCAAGTACTTGACAAGCACTCCTGACTTTTCAAAATTACCAAATCTAGAAAAGCTCATTATGGAGGACTGTCCACACTTGTCTGAGGTACACCAGTCCATTGGGGATCTGAGCAAACTTCTTCTGATAAATTTGAAAGACTGTACAAGTCTTAGCAATCTCCCAGAGAAGATAAATCAGTTGACGTCTTTGACAACTCTCATCCTTTCTGGTTGTTCAAAGATTGACAGGTTGGAAGAAGGCATAGTGCAAATGGAATCCTTGACAACACTGGCCATAAATGATACAGGTGTGAAAGAGGAGCCATATTCTGTGGTAAGATTGAACAACATCGGGTATATATCTCTATGTGGATGTGAAGGATTAGCACAAgatgttttttattctttcatTCGGTCTTGGATGTCACCAACAATGAATTTGCCCCTTAGTAACTCGGACTTTCTAACACCAATAGTTAGGAGCCTTCAACAACTCAGAACTGTTTGGATACAGTGCCACTCAGAGAATCAACTAACTcaagaattaaaaataatttttgatcAATTTGATATTAATTCTACTGAATCAGAAGCATTGCCAGTCCCAAATGATTCCTTGAGATCGCATTTGATTGGAATGAGAAGATTCTCCACAGTCATCTCCACAGTCATGGATACTCTTGGCAAGAGCGTATCACAG GGACTAACAACCAATGATTCGAGCAATTTTTTCCTTCCTGGTGGCAATCATTCTTCTTGCTTAGCCTATACAGGTGTAGGACCTTCAGCACCATTTCAAGTTCCTAAGGATATTGATTGTCGCATGGAGGGAATAGTCTTACGTGTTGTTTATTCATCAACATTTGTAAAGCTGGCAGATGAATGCCTTACTAGTGTCTTGATTGTTAATTACACAAAGTGCACCATCCATATTTACAAGCGAGACATAATCATGTCCTTTAATGATGAAGATTGGAAGAATTTAACATCAAATCTAGGACCTGGTGATGATGTGAAGATTTATGTAGCTTTTGGGCATGGATTGATTGTTAAGAAGACAATTGTGTATCTAGTATCTGGCCAGTCTATTATTGTGGAAGTTGATGATGCTAACATGGAAGTGGAGCCACCAGAGGAAGTGAACGTGCTGCCGTCCCCCGAAGTAAAGGTGAAGCAATCACCAAAGCCCAATAAAAGTAAATTTACAAGACTAGGTGCATTTTTACGCTTGAACTAG
- the LOC123923836 gene encoding uncharacterized protein LOC123923836 has protein sequence MDSSSSSPFSSPPSSPTSSFSSRASFSSRASFSSSSDSQWAHDVFINFTPKDDSKVFVSNLHTALGDAGIEPYTDYQFDKGPELGSELLEAIEYAHISIIVFSQNYTESSSCLNELEKIMECHSTHGNVVIPVFCGVDPSKVRHQNGAFGKKLHATAKESYLDRELRENMVFSWKNALNQAANLPGWDATYYRNDAELIPQIVKEVLGKLNSRLLPITEFQVGLDANEQRVIHFIENQASKVSLIGICGMGGSGKTTTAKAIYNQIHRNFLNTSFIENVAEVCERKKNKNSGIIDLQQQLLTDVLGTNVRISSIEYGKNMIRQRFSEKKILVVLDDVTTFEQLKALCGNPKMFAPGSVLIVTTRDEHLLKLVKVDCIFTIREMDENESLELFSWHAFRKASPEGGFSELSRTVAAYCGGLPLALEVLGSYLFDRTKQEWTSVLSKLERIPNDQVQEKLRISYDGLKDDMVKDIFLDICCFFIGKDRAYVTEILNGCGLYADIGIAVLIDRSLLKVEKNNKIGMHDLIRDMGREIVRESSAREPGKRSRLWFHDDVHDVLTKNTGTETVEALILNMQRTGRVSFSTNVFQDMKKLRLLQLDCVDLTGDFGYLSKQLRWVKWQRPTFNYVPNDFDQENLVAFELKHSNVKQVWKEPKLLQKLKILNLSHSRYLKSTPDFSKLPNLEKLIMKDCPSLSEVHSSIGDLNNLLLINLKDCSSLVNLPKKIYQLRSVKTLIISGCSKIVKLEEDIGQMISLTTLIAANTGVKQVPFSIARSKSIAYISLCGYEGLSHDVFPSIIWSWMSPTMNPLGHIPQFGGISTSLVSMDVDSNNLGLIYPSPILSSGSQLRCVWVQCHSEIHLKQELRRFLNDLTQLEISHASQISDLSLKSILIGMGSCHIVNEALSKSLSQGLATNDSIASFLPGNNYPSWLTYTSEGPSVYFQVPEDSDCGMKGITLCVIYSSTLENTATECLVSVLIINYTKFTIQIYKRDTVISFNDKDWECVVSNLAVGDNVEIFVAFGHGLTVKETAVYLIYGQSTTVEAQPSPDVKMESPLTINIRMTEQIPYAVAESLFNRLASATFLEYGRIYGVMDELERLKNSVECIRVVLLDAQEKQEQNWIRRLEDVLHRADDLLDEFIIEDIRYKGDAGDKKKMTHVFRPLSSNHLRQTMVPKIKKIQKKFDDVVEEIAKLNLIPTAVVVKQTDSLRSKSISFLLESDITGREDDKKEIINLLRQPHGNISSVAIVGIGGIGKTTIARFVYDDVEVKKHFEKQMWVCVSNNFDVKTIVKKMLESLINSKIDDKLSFEYIQHKLLENLTGERYLLVLDDIGNASHTKWTQLRTYLMCGAEDSRVLMTTRSKIVSEASNLYVLNGLTLDVSWSLLKKITFGNETSVVNQKLESIGTKIAEKCMGIPLAIRTLGGLLQNNSEEREWINVLHGDFWESCEDKESIMSILIFSYQSLSLQLRQCFAYCSLFPKDWEIQKDMLIQLCMAQGYLECSDGKQLMEDVGNEFVKIFLMKSFFQDAKVGEDGDIVSFKMHDLATQVAGNDCCYMDSEAKRCEQRPMHVSLEPNALHLLDSLDASRLRTLILLSSNEEEELNGDELSIISTFKHLRVLKLSCCSLSKLSSSIGKLKHLRYLNLSHCRGLKRLYKSFSRLVLLQTLILTPNEKVKFSTKVLSKLINLRHLHISDWEASKDKTPFGFVKLSIWQHKGMTSSNWISSLTNIVEISFFLCESLQCLPPLEHLPFLKSLDISFLEELEYIYYEQDFSSAFFPSLESLSLQFCYKLKGWRRVGDDFDNTNCSQNLSLPPFPRLSQLSLIGCLMLTCMPTFPNLENGLELYDSKVETLVATLNTVASEILNDFPPLSVLKSLHIDGVSLDVKSIPNVWMQNLTSLQLLQINWFSCQAFQEIEIWFKDDLKYLPSLQTIAFHNCEDLEALPDWICNLSSLQHLRVHDCIKLASLPEGMPCLTNLQTLEIIGCPLLVEKCETQTGETWPKIGHVPKIILSSLH, from the exons AtggattcttcttcttcttctccgtTTTCTTCTCCTCCGTCATCTCCgacttcttctttttcttctcgggcttctttttcttctcgggcttctttttcttcatcctCCGATTCTCAATGGGCGCACGACGTGTTCATCAATTTTACTCCAAAAGACGATAGCAAAGTTTTCGTTTCTAATCTCCATACTGCCCTCGGAGATGCCGGAATCGAACCTTACACAGACTATCAGTTTGACAAGGGACCCGAGTTGGGTTCAGAATTATTGGAAGCAATAGAATACGCTCATATATCCATCATTGTTTTCTCACAAAACTACACTGAATCTAGTTCGTGTCTTAACGAGCTTGAAAAAATTATGGAATGCCACAGTACTCATGGGAACGTGGTTATACCCGTGTTTTGCGGCGTCGATCCATCTAAGGTGCGTCATCAAAACGGTGCTTTTGGAAAAAAATTGCACGCAACTGCCAAAGAAAGTTACTTAGATAGAGAATTGAGGGAAAATATGGTGTTCAGTTGGAAGAATGCACTCAATCAAGCTGCTAATTTGCCTGGTTGGGATGCCACCTATTACAG GAATGACGCCGAACTAATTCCTCAAATTGTGAAGGAAGTTTTGGGAAAGCTAAATAGCAGATTATTGCCTATTACCGAATTTCAAGTTGGATTGGATGCCAATGAACAACGAGTGATTCACTTTATTGAAAATCAAGCAAGCAAAGTTTCCTTGATAGGGATCTGTGGTATGGGTGGATCGGGTAAAACAACCACAGCCAAAGCCATCTACAACCAAATTCATAGGAATTTTTTGAATACAAGTTTCATTGAAAATGTTGCAGAagtttgtgaaagaaaaaaaaataaaaatagtggGATTATTGATTTACAACAACAACTTCTTACAGATGTCCTGGGCACAAATGTGCGGATATCTAGCATTGAATATGGGAAAAACATGATCAGACAAAGATTTTCGGAGAAAAAGATACTCGTTGTACTTGATGATGTAACAACATTTGAACAATTAAAGGCACTATGTGGAAATCCTAAAATGTTTGCTCCAGGAAGTGTATTAATTGTTACAACCAGAGATGAACACCTGCTTAAGCTAGTTAAAGTTGACTGTATCTTTACAATCAGGGAAATGGACGAAAACGAGTCCCTTGAGCTATTCTCTTGGCATGCTTTTAGAAAAGCAAGTCCTGAAGGAGGATTTAGTGAACTCTCAAGAACTGTGGCTGCTTATTGTGGAGGGTTACCACTGGCTCTTGAAGTCCTTGGATCCTACTTATTTGATAGGACAAAACAAGAATGGACAAGTGTACTATCGAAGTTAGAGAGAATTCCCAATGATCAAGTGCAAGAGAAGCTGAGAATAAGCTATGATGGTTTAAAGGATGATATGGTAAAGGATATATTTCTTGACATATGCTGTTTCTTTATTGGTAAGGACAGAGCCTATGTTACAGAGATACTTAATGGCTGTGGACTTTATGCTGATATTGGAATAGCCGTCCTCATAGATCGGAGCCTCCTAAAAGTTGAGAAGAATAACAAGATTGGAATGCATGATTTAATAAGAGACATGGGAAGAGAAATTGTTCGCGAAAGTTCAGCAAGAGAGCCAGGGAAGCGTAGTAGATTGTGGTTTCACGACGATGTACATGatgttttgacaaaaaatacT GGAACAGAAACTGTCGAGGCACTGATTTTGAACATGCAAAGAACAGGCAGAGTTAGCTTTAGTACTAATGTTTTCCAAGACATGAAGAAACTGAGACTTTTACAACTTGATTGTGTTGACCTCACTGGAGATTTTGGGTATCTTTCCAAACAACTGAGATGGGTCAAATGGCAACGCCCTACTTTCAACTATGTACCCAATGACTTTGATCAGGAAAATCTCGTTGCTTTTGAATTAAAACATAGCAATGTTAAACAAGTTTGGAAGGAACCCAAG TTGTTGCAGAAGCTAAAAATTCTCAATCTCAGTCATTCCAGGTACTTGAAAAGCACCCCTGACTTTTCAAAATTACCAAATCTAGAAAAACTCATTATGAAGGATTGTCCAAGTTTGTCTGAGGTACACTCGTCCATTGGAGATCTCAATAATCTTCTTCTCATAAATTTGAAGGACTGTTCAAGTCTTGTCAATCTCCCAAAAAAGATTTATCAATTGAGATCAGTGAAAACTCTCATCATTTCTGGTTGTTCAAAGATTGTCAAATTAGAAGAAGATATAGGGCAAATGATATCCTTGACAACTCTAATTGCAGCAAATACTGGTGTCAAACAAGTGCCCTTTTCGATAGCTAGATCAAAAAGCATTGCATATATATCCTTATGTGGATATGAAGGATTATCACATGATGTTTTTCCTTCTATCATTTGGTCTTGGATGTCACCAACAATGAATCCGTTAGGACATATTCCCCAATTTGGTGGCATTTCAACGTCTCTTGTTTCCATGGATGTAGATAGTAATAATTTGGGTTTGATCTATCCATCACCAATACTTAGCAGCGGTTCGCAACTTAGATGTGTTTGGGTACAGTGTCACTCAGAGATTCATCTGAAACAAGAATTGAGAAGATTTCTTAATGATCTTACTCAGTTGGAAATATCACATGCATCACAAATATCGGATCTTTCCTTGAAGTCTATTTTGATTGGAATGGGAAGTTGCCACATAGTCAACGAGGCTCTTAGCAAGAGCTTATCGCAG GGACTGGCAACCAATGATTCAATTGCTTCTTTCCTTCCGGGTAACAATTATCCTTCTTGGTTAACCTATACAAGTGAAGGACCATCAGTATATTTTCAAGTTCCTGAGGATAGTGATTGTGGAATGAAGGGAATAACTTTATGTGTTATTTATTCATCAACACTCGAAAACACGGCAACTGAATGTCTCGTTAGTGTTTTGATCATTAACTACACAAAATTCACTATTCAGATATACAAGAGAGACACCGTAATCTCCTTTAATGATAAAGATTGGGAGTGTGTAGTATCAAATTTAGCAGTTGGTGACAATGTAGAGATTTTTGTAGCTTTTGGGCATGGATTGACTGTTAAGGAGACGGCTGTGTATCTAATATATGGTCAGTCGACTACGGTGGAAGCGCAGCCATCACCTGATGTGAAAATGGAGTCACCACTTACTATCAACATAAG GATGACCGAGCAAATTCCATATGCTGTTGCTGAAAGCCTCTTTAACAG GTTGGCTTCTGCAACCTTTCTTGAATATGGACGGATTTATGGTGTTATGGATGAGTTGGAAAGGCTTAAGAACTCTGTTGAATGCATAAGAGTTGTGCTCCTTGATGCCCAGGAGAAACAGGAACAAAATTGGATAAGAAGGCTCGAAGATGTGCTTCATCGTGCAGATGACTTGCTAGATGAATTTATTATTGAAGATATAAGATACAAAGGGGATGCAGGTGATAAGAAAAAAATGACACATGTATTTCGTCCGTTATCTTCAAACCATCTTCGCCAAACAATGGttcctaaaattaaaaaaatacaaaaaaagttTGATGATGTGGTGGAAGAAATAGCTAAGTTGAATTTAATCCCAACAGCTGTGGTGGTTAAGCAAACTGACAGTTTAAGGAGCaaatctatttcttttttgttagaATCAGATATCACCGGAAGAGAAGATGATAAAAAGGAGATTATAAATCTCTTGAGGCAACCACATGGAAATATCTCATCAGTTGCTATTGTGGGTATTGGGGGTATTGGCAAGACAACCATTGCTCGGTTTGTGTATGATGATGTGGAAGTgaaaaaacattttgaaaagCAAATGTGGGTATGTGTATCTAATAACTTTGATGTCAAGACTATTGTGAAGAAAATGTTGGAATCATTAATCAATAGCAAAATTGATGATAAGTTATCATTTGAATACATACAACATAAACTCCTTGAAAATTTAACTGGTGAAAGATACTTGTTAGTCTTGGATGACATTGGCAATGCTAGTCATACAAAATGGACTCAATTGAGAACTTATTTGATGTGTGGTGCTGAAGATAGTAGGGTTTTAATGACCACTCGTAGTAAGATTGTGTCAGAAGCAAGCAACCTCTATGTTTTGAATGGTTTGACTCTAGATGTATCTTGGAGTTTGTTAAAGAAAATTACATTTGGCAATGAAACCAGTGTTGTGAATCAAAAACTTGAATCAATTGGTACAAAAATAGCAGAAAAGTGCATGGGAATTCCACTAGCAATTAGAACACTGGGAGGCCTATTACAGAATAATAGTGAAGAAAGGGAATGGATCAATGTCCTACATGGTGACTTttgggaatcatgtgaagacAAAGAAAGCATCATGTCGATCTTGATATTCAGTTACCAAAGTTTGTCACTTCAGTTGAGACAATGTTTTGCTTATTGCTCTTTATTTCCTAAAGATTGGGAAATCCAGAAGGATATGTTGATTCAACTTTGCATGGCACAGGGTTATCTCGAATGCTCAGATGGAAAACAACTCATGGAAGATGTCGGTAACGAATTTGTGAAGATTTTCTTGATGAAGTCATTTTTCCAAGATGCAAAAGTGGGTGAAGATGGTGATATAGTTAGTTTCAAAATGCATGATCTTGCAACGCAAGTAGCTGGCAATGATTGTTGTTACATGGACAGTGAGGCGAAAAGATGTGAACAAAGACCCATGCATGTATCGTTGGAACCCAATGCACTTCATTTGTTGGACTCATTAGATGCAAGCAGATTGCGAACTTTGATTTTGTTGTCTTCCAATGAGGAGGAGGAATTGAACGGGGATGAATTGTCAATTATTTCAACATTCAAACACTTGCGTGTCTTGAAGCTGTCATGTTGTTCTTTAAGCAAGTTGTCTAGTTCAATTGGAAAATTGAAACATTTAAGATATCTTAACTTATCGCACTGTAGAGGACTGAAACGTCTTTACAAATCCTTTAGCAGACTTGTCTTGTtacaaacactaattttgacaccTAATGAAAAAGTGAAGTTTTCTACAAAGGTTTTATCAAAGTTAATCAATTTGAGACACCTTCACATCTCTGATTGGGAAGCCTCCAAAGACAAGACACCATTTGGATTTGTAAAATTGAGCATTTGGCAGCATAAGGGAATGACTTCTTCAAACTGGATTTCTTCGCTGACAAATATAGTTGAAATCTCTTTCTTTTTGTGTGAAAGTCTCCAGTGTCTCCCACCGTTGGAGCATCTCCCATTCCTTAAGTCACTTGATATAAGTTTCCTTGAAGAACTGGAGTACATATATTATGAACAAGATTTTTCTTCAGCATTCTTCCCCTCTTTGGAGAGCCTCTCTTTGCAGTTTTGTTACAAGTTGAAGGGATGGCGGAGGGTGGGAGATGATTTTGATAATACTAACTGTTCACAAAATCTCTCCTTGCCTCCTTTTCCTCGTCTTTCTCAATTATCACTCATAGGATGTCTAATGTTGACTTGCATGCCTACCTTTCCAAATCTTGAGAACGGATTGGAATTGTATGATAGCAAGGTGGAAACATTGGTAGCAACACTAAACACAGTAGCATCAGAAATTTTAAATGACTTTCCTCCTCTTTCCGTGCTCAAATCCTTGCACATTGACGGAGTGAGCCTGGATGTGAAAAGTATCCCAAATGTTTGGATGCAAAATCTTACTTCTCTCCAGCTTCTTCAAATTAATTGGTTTTCATGTCAAGCATTTCAGGAAATCGAAATTTGGTTTAAGGATGACCTCAAGTATCTTCCTTCTCTACAAACAATTGCCTTTCATAATTGTGAAGACCTAGAAGCATTGCCAGATTGGATATGCAACCTCTCATCCCTTCAGCATCTTAGGGTGCATGATTGCATAAAGTTGGCATCACTGCCTGAAGGAATGCCCTGTCTAACCAACTTACAGACCCTAGAAATCATTGGATGTCCCCTCTTAGTTGAAAAATGTGAGACACAAACAGGTGAAACTTGGCCCAAAATTGGTCATGTCCCAAAGATAATCTTATCATCTCTTCATTAA